The Magnolia sinica isolate HGM2019 chromosome 9, MsV1, whole genome shotgun sequence sequence cttgatctcaaaaatgaagcaaattaaaatctcaagtggaccacaccataagaaatagtttgattgaacctctaccattgaaactttttcggaggccaaagaagttttggatcacgctgatgtttgtgatttctcttcatccatgtctttgtgatcttatgaacaggttggatgataaataaaaattactttggaccctaggaaggtttcaactgtggaaatcattattccacactgtttgccgtgtaatggtctacttgagatttggaattacttcaattttgggatcaacccataaaattagcattaaaaatggatggacggtgtggatgaaccatgtacattcaaagtgggcccaactgagtttactcaatacgataaaagcgtactgagtaactcagtacgcagtccgatttcCCTTCTTCACTCCCACCCCGACATGTGCGAGTTCTGTTAATGGGGCTCGAGTAGGACAACACTAACATGGTAGCCTCCCCTGTAAGTTTTGCACCATTCAAAGAATGGTGTTGACTCTTCTATCCTACACACTGAATAGCTTAAccgaaatccaaaccgtccaaaacgCTGAAAAAACTGTGGACAAGCATAAGGGAAAATCAGCCGTCTGATATTTCCATTTAAATATATAAGAATCATTAATTTTataaatggatggtgttgatctcTTGAATCGATGGAAAATTTTAGAAATATTATCCATAAAAATGGGacacacaatttgaatggtcccgATGGTTTTACACGCAGTTCTACAGGTGAGAAaaatgaatcaccaccatttaaaaaatggtagcAAACATGGGAGATGAGTGACTCCAGCAGCAGATCTGAAACATGAATGGCATTTCGGTAAATTCATTGGAAGACTGTGCTCGAGCTTTCTCCCCTcccttctctcctcttctctcagATAAGCCCTGAATCTCCTctttcttccctcttctctcaGAAACCCTAgaatctgtctctctctctcgctctctctcgctctctctgtctctctctctctctgaggaaGCAGAAGAGAAGGCTGTTGATCTTGATCGTCCTCGAATCCATTAAAATCGAAATTCGAGCTTTCAGGTATGCtcttttctatttctattttcattttccgCTTTCAAATCGAATTATAGTGCTTGTAATTTCATGTAATACGAAACAGACTATCTGCAAAAATCGGATTCTTTTCAATCTCGATTCAATCCCAACTGTAGTTTGTGGAATCGAGATTCAGTTGTTTGGGATCGGATTCATCATTCAAACTACGTTATAGTCTGATCTGGCCCCCATCTTGATTCGGCAGATTCATGTTGAATGCATGTTGCTGTTGTAGAGAGAGGAATCATGGCGTGTTTGGATGTCCGCCAGCAGTTCCTGGTTCTCGTTTGCGTCTGGGGCGGCTTCAAAATGCAAGTGGGCATGTGCCTGAAACATTCATCGTGATTCTGTAGAATTGTAGGTTCCTGGGGCCCACGGAtgtgtgatccagaccgtttatccgGTGGGTACTGCCATTGATGGGGGGGTCCCTTTCTGTTTGCTGATTCCATCAGtgttatcttatgaacatgttatgCTGATTGTGTTGCTTTTGATTGTAAGCTCATGAGTTCGATGCAAGCGCCTCTGTTGTTTCATGGGGATTTGACTATTCATGAACGGTATTGCTGGGTGTGTTTCTGTGTTGCTTCATATTCAGATGTTAGACTTTGCCGGGTCTCCTCGGAAATGCTTTCTGTGATGTAAGATGTTAATCAGACCAAAGATCAAACTTGCCGCGCTCTTTGGTTTTGTCTTATCTGCCGCCTCTCTTCTGGTGCACTTTCTTCTTGCCAAGCATACAAGTGAAGATTTGGTAACGTTCCATGGCACGGCGGAATTGGGTGGGGATATCCTTCCGATATTAGGGAAACAGGTAGAGTTACACGCATGTTATTGTTCTGTTTTTTCATAATTATATATTTTCAATTGTTTGTCCACCAatcgtttattttattttattctgagatggTCACCATGAGCGATCAATGGCTATGACGGCAACAGTTGTGATTAATTGGGTGGTGCACAAACTCAAAGCATCTTGTGTTGAAGCCATTGATCTAAGTAAAAAGGATGAGGGAATTATTAAAAAGTTGTCCTGTGCCGGTGTCTGCCTGTATCTGCATGTCTGACAGTCATCGATATGGCTTACATATTAAAAGATCTAGTCTTGtgtttaatcattattatcttttactttggataatttttttatgaacaatttctaaatttattaaaatttcttttttgggattttttacaCATATTTATAGCACACTATTAAAATATATTATGTTATAATTTAAATTCTTTGTATTGCACATCAGTGAATCAAATTGTTAACAGCCACTGGGTCTGACACTGCTGCACGTATCAGTGTCCAAATTACTTGGCAGCATTGtatctttagaaaaaaaaaatttcctgtgTTTGATGTGCAGAGTATTCGGTATAGAAAGTTATGGGGCCCTGTGAAGTCTTTGGAGACAATACAACCATATCCCAATCCCAGAAGTGGATATCCTGGTAAGGATTGTTCAAAGTTCGATCTCACATTTTACTATACACTATTCTGTGGAATACAAGTAATGTCTTAGTGCCCCATGTATATATCCTTATGATCATACTACTTCGTTCACGTATTTTGTGGGACTGCTCACTTGAATTCAGTTAGATGTCCCATTGATGACATTTATCCCTGTTGGTGTTTCCTTTTCTTCCAGAGTAATCAGTTTTAGAAATCAGGCATACTTGTGATGTTTTCCAGTGTATGAAGTAAAAAAAAGTTGTGAGgaatctactttttttttttcttgtggttGGAAACTACTTTTGAGACCTGGATGTTACGCATAAAATTGTaggaaacaaaataataataataataataataataattagaaagaaagaaagaaagaaagaaagaaagaaaaagaaaaagagaaaaaaagcaaCTAAAGCTAAAACAATTTGGAGACTAACTGAAAAACATGTGAAGGGGAACTCAGTAACAGGTTTAAATTCTCTGCTCTATTAGGTACTCTTCCCTTCATTATATTGGTTCTTTAGTTTCAAGGTGCATAAATATCGTAGTATGGGTTTGAATTTTCTGTCGAGAGGTAGGAGACTTAGTCATAACACTGTTTTAACCCAGTCGAGCCAGTCTTAATGGTGCCTTTGCCAATGATATGGGTGAAATACTTTCTGCTTATGCAGGTCTGATTGGAATGCTAACACTGTTAAGTTTGGGTTAGCTGCCTTGTGGACTGTCATAAAACTCTGGTGGAGGTTAATCACTCCTTTTGGATGGAAAAAGACTTGTTTAGCGTGATTCGGTGGCTAAAGGCTTCTTCCATATCTTCTTTATTTGTGGTTGAATTACAAGCAATTAATAAGACTCTATCGCGCTGCGCAGTTGGTTGATTTACCCTCCGCAGTCCAAGGAATAGTAGTCTGTAAGTCAGCATATTACTTGTGCAAAGTATCGGGTGTAATGCTTAGTTTGGATCCTGGCCTGTTTTTTCTTAATTCCAGCTTATGAAAAATGATTTTCATTTAGATATGAAACAGATATAAAGGTGCATATTCTAGTTCATGTTCTTAATCAGGAGTAAAGATTTGATAATGACTAAATGTTTATCAAATTAAGAGGACAATTATAATAGAGCAAATTGGAATGAATTAGGAACCTAGAAGGAAGACTTTGGAATGTAAGTAACTAGGTTTAACAAAGAACCGGCATGTTCCACCCCTTGacataatgcaagggcattttcacaccaggctcgagtggggtggcctgtgggcacactcggggtgggcaacccgtgtggcttgtgtgaggcgagacccatgtgaagtggggcccacgaggggagttcgGCCAAGGGCCTGACCTTAGCTACAAGACTCCTcgccaggggtgattaatgcaggggcattttcacaccaagctcgagtggggtggcctgtgggatacaAAGACCCACTCaagtgggcggcctgtgtgaggtgggtggcttgtgggaggcgagacccatgtgatgtggggcccacgagggggttcggctgaggacctAATCCATGGGAAGTGAggtttgggctatgagataaagggattgattcaactcccggtcaagggtttgagtacccataggtggtgaaattccaccagcgtgagtgtatggggtgtgtaaaaaaaaaaaaagttttaaaatgcagggattgattcgccacagtttatcaattcgagcttttagagcaagtggctagttGTCCTGCGTcgaagtggtatcaaagcagaaggtcttgtgttcgagactcctcactgagggtgattaatgcaggggcattttcacaccaggttcAAGTCGGGTccgacccgtgtgaggcggttGGCTCGTGTAaggcgagacccatgtgaagtggggcccacgagggggattCAGCTAAGGACCTAATCCATGGGAAGtagggcctgagctatgagataaaggaattgattcgccatgctctatcagtttgagcttttagagcaagtggctagttGTCCTGCGTCATTGCACTCTCTAATCTAGCAGCATAATGTAGTATGCATTTTTGGGTTGAAATAGTTTTATAAATAGAGATGCATGACGATTTTGTTAAGAATGTAAATGAAACTGTTATGCTGTACATTTCAACATGAATTGCAAGCTTAAATTTTGTAAGGCTTAGCCTTGAGGCATCCTAAGCTCTAGGCATGAAGACTTCAGCAACACATGCCTCGAAATCACCTTTGCTTCTTTTGGCAAGGGTGCATCATCATTCTTACCTTATCGCAGCTTGGTTTTTTGtttatattcttttattgtttcgtttaaattttcattttttaagatttttaagCACTTGTGCTCTTCCCTAGGCTCCCAGCACCAGTTGTACAATCTGTAACTTAACAGCTTATTTGCTTTGGTTGCTGCAGCTCCAAGCAAGCAGAGCAATGGTTTCATCTATGCGAAAATTTTTGGTGGATTTGAGAAGATAAGATCTTCCGTAGGTTTCTTTCATCTAGAGAGATTTGCTTTGTTGCAGTTTTTGTTGAGAGTTGGTAACATGTTTGTTCATTTTCTAGATCTGTGATCTTGTCACCATATCCAGGCTTCTAAATGCTACTCTTGTCATTCCGGAGATCCAAGAAAGCACTCGGTTAAAAGGCATAAGGTTTTTCTAGCTAGATTCTTGAGTTGATTCTTCATTTGTTAGCTTTTTGGCACTTGTTCCTTTGTCTGATGTTTCCGTCTCATCATTTGGCATGTTCTGCAGTTCCAAATTCAAGAGCTTTTCTTATCTTTACAACGAGGACCAGTTCATAGCAGCACTTACAAATGATGTAGTTGTCGTAAAGAGCTTGCCTAAAAGTTTAAAAGAGGCAAGGAAAAGGAAAAAGTTCCCTACTTTTACACCCAAAAAATCTGCGTCTCCAGACTTTTATATTAGAGAAGTCTTGCCGAGCTTAAAGAAAGCAAAGGTCGTTGGGTTGGTGATTACTAATGGAGGATGCCTTCAGGTGAGAGAGTACTTGTATTTCTATCTGGAGGGATGTGGGCACATCAATAAGTTACATTCTGCTAATAATGATTTTCTcatctttttcctttttaaaaggaTGTGATTCAAAAGGTTAGTGCTTCACTAACTCCATACCAGAAATTAAGAGTCAAGACACTTTCATGGTGTAGAAGGTTTTAGTTACTATAGAGTTGCACCATGGAAGCATGTCTTGAATATTCTGTTGCCTGTTCTACTGGTTAGTATTAGTCCATATGTTTGAACAAGTTCTAAGGTTTGTATGCAATAGTGTTCTACCATTGATGGGTTCCTCCAAATGGTTACACTGTTATCATGTTCTTCAGTTGATTGCACTTGTTACCAAGGGACACTGCCGACTGACTGGCaagcaaactttttttttttttttggggggggggggggtaggtgGGGTAGCAGCCACCATTAGGGATTTCTGATGTGGCTgcttttggattgttggagttgtTGTTTCTGCTGGATATTTCTTCATGCcctattgtgatttgtttaactgTTAGTCTGAGATTGTTGGTTCTTTTTCATATTGGCCCAAAATGCTCAACTTTATTGCTCTAACTGTGAATGATGAATGATAGATGAGTGATTGCTATGTTTTGTTCTACTGagataactgtttttttttttttttttttggaatgccTCTCGGTGAATAATGATAGAGGTGCATTTTTCAACACCGATGCTATGCTTGTCTTCTTTGCAGACCATCCTTCCCCCAAGCATGGTTGAGTATCAAAGACTTAGATGTAGGGTGGCCTTTCATGCCCTTCAATTCCGCACTGAAATTCAGGAGCTTGGGCACAAGATGGTGCAGAGGTAGGACTTAGGAGCATTATACTTTTTGGTTTCTTGTTAGCTGTAGAAGTACAGCTGATTGAGCTTGCTATCTTTAGAAGGGAAAGGTAAACCTCCTCTAGGACGCGACCTGTCCTCTCAATTGGCTGCAGCAGGTTGACCAACCCCAGCACCCATGTGCACATGCAGacccacccaccaccatcaacaccacctcAACATTGGCAGCCAATGGTGTAGGCAGGGTTCCGCATCCCGAGGGATACAAGGGCTCATGCTGAAATTTTACAAACTAACCTGACTGTTCTTATTAAAATGATAAAATTGGTCTTCCAAATGTTTGTCCTTTAATCATGTGCATTGGCTCCACAGTTTTTTGTGTGGTGTAATATTTCTCTCATATTTCGACTTTAAAGGTATCTGAACTCCTTGTGGCAGGCCATGGTTTTATCTTAACACAATTGTAATTTTCTTGGCAATTCCTAAATACATGGAATATCATGCTTAAATGCCTCATAGTTTTCCTTGGTTGAATTTTCTTAATCTCCCATGTTTTGTCAAGAAAAGTTGTCCTTTTGAAAATGGGGAATTCTACTTGCAGTTGCAGATGCACATCTACAAGTGCCAAACATAAAAGCACCCTGCAATGCtgatgcacacgtgtgagatccaGGCATGCACACGTGTGCCTTGCTTAGAGAATAAGCTGATCCACCCACCAGTGGAGTTGCACTTGTCCAAAAAAAGTGGGTGCCTATAAAGGAGAACCAATGGTCCATATTTCAACTGCATTTGTAGCCACCTGAAGAGTGGACCTGCCCGATTCTTTGGCTAAGATATGTTCGCATGGGTCTCTCCCTATAAAAACCCTCGATCTCATACATGCATGTCGTGTTGGCAAATGGGATGCTTGTGTCTTCCATGTACAGTGCAATAGGGTGGCAAATGAGCAGGACCGAAGCAGGCCCAAGTCTAGTGCATGAGCAAAGGATCTCAATCCAGGTCCAGACCAGTCCTTGATCTAAGTTGGGCTAGGCTAGGCccatcatccaaattccaaatactCAGTCTGCTAATGTTAAATAAGTCAGGCCAGGCAAGAACCATCATCCAAACACTCAGCCTACTGATGTTAAATAAGTAGGGATGGGCCTCCTTGTCAGGCCTTTAATGCAAGCCCATGTCTGGCTCAATTAAATTCAGACCTAAACTCAGGTTCATTCCCACCCATGGGCATTGAGGCTCACCCAAAGTAGGCTGGACTTAGGCTGGGCCAGCCCATCCAATTTGCTTCCCTGTGTGCAGATGAGCATCTGCAAGTAGCATCCCTCATGGACACATAGATTACCTTAGTGCATCAGATATTGTGTGATATTATGCAAGTGGCAGTTGTGCTTGTGCAATCTATCCCTAATGGTTGGTTGCCTGCATTTGGTTAATCTGAGTTTCCAGGATGCGAGGTTTGGGCCAACCTTACCTGGCTTTTCACCCTGGCCTACTGAGAGACAAGTTGGCATATCATGGCTGTGCAGAGCTCTTTCAGGTTCTCTCTCTGAACTACTGCTTTCTTGCACTATTTATCTATACATTGCTTTGCCTTTGTTGAAGGCTTTATGTGGTCATTCTTTAGAAGATATGCAGCATGAAGAATTGGAAGATTGCCTTGGTCGTTTTATACTTGTTTTATTTcttatttattaaaatttttattttttatttttttttaaaaaaattttaatcatGGATTTCATCTGCAATGATGAAATTATGACTACCCAGCATGAAGAATTGGAAGATTGCCTTTGTCGTTTTATACAGTtctgttttgtttgtttgtttgtttttttttttttttttaataaataaaaaaatcatggatttcatCTGCAATGATGAAATTATGACCACCCAGCTTATTTTCAATTGTTTTTCATGCTTTTCCTGACTCTGGTTTGTTAATGTATACCGGTCTAGGATGTGCACACAGAACTTATACAATACCGAAGGGCGGAAATGATCAAACAAGAGATCATTCAGGAAGAACTTACCATTGATTCCAGGGTGCAAAAAAGGAATGGATCGTGCCCTCTCATGCCTGAAGAGGTGAATTTAGTATCACACTTAGCATTGTTTTTATTCTTGTTGTTATAACATATTCAAAGCCGACTGTCATccattttctatatcattttgttGGGTGTCTCATCTTTGTTTTCAGGATAATGTCTTTACATCCTTTTTCTTTGCCTTTTCGTGTTatccttaaaaagaaaaagaaaaagaaaaaagttcagTCAGACTAATTAAAGGGTATTGTCAATGAAGACCTTGATGAGATTTTGACATGCGTCTAAATTTTCATGTCTGATATCCTCTTCTTTCTAAACTGCAGTTGCTTATTTTCAAATTGCATTAAAATGATATAGACTAATTGTTTTaatgtcaaaataaaatttttatcatATGAAAGTTCATGTAGGGCCTGTTTGATAAGTGGGAATCtatagaaacaaaaaaaaaaagaaaaagaattcgtAATCATTATCTGATGATTATTTCCCAAGGTACTATTGAGAAATGGATCCCAATGGATTCAATTTTAATGTTATGTTTGATTTGCAAGTGGAAATTTCCAATTCATCTCACAATGAACACCTTGAATCTTGTGCTTAAGAATTGTGAAAGCaaaaaagtgtaatgattacatCATGGAATCCATGGTCATCTTGCAAATCAAATAGGAGAAAACGTTATGTTAAGGGAAAACTACTTTTCCTTTGTTTTACCGCCTGATCAAACAGGCCCATGGTGTGTATCTATGCTACTTTAGAAAGGGGCCTCTCCAGTGGTACCACTACCACTGTAAGCTAAGATGGTATGGGGcaaatgtagggcccacatgacatgttcacaaaatccaacccatccatcggaTGCGTCACCCCAAAAATACTCTCAGCGCCCAAAAGTAATGCGGaattaaaactcaggtgggccacaacatagggaCAAGTTGGGAGGGGATGCTCACCCTCGATTTGCATGGGGTGACCACCTGTTGCTTATTGGAATCCAGGCTGTTTGCACCCTTCAtctggcctggatgaagggtTAGACTAGAATTCAGGTGGTGGTGAAACTCAGATGGGCCCTTGTGAAAATCAACTTGTTCCCTgtgttgtggcctacttgagttttgtatcaagctgatttttgggtcctGGGGGTTATTGAGCTGAAgcatctgatggacaggttggaggTGATATATACATGATGTGGGCATCTGGCCGTTGCCATTGTAAACTTAACAGTGATCACCTCTTTTAGAAATGGCTATGGAAACTCCCAACCTAAGGATTAACTTCAAATCTCCGTAGCCTGCTATGGATCCAATAGATATCATGCTTTGTGGACTAACCAATAGGCCTTTGAGTTATTGAGTAATACATTTATGATCTCTACATATTGTCTGGCAGTtggttgggatttgtgctgctgACCCCAATTAtttgagataaggcttagatgatgatgataatctcCATTTTTCTTGATGGGGGGAAATCGGTACTTATGCAACTGTCTAGCCTTTGATCTGTGTATAGCAGCCATTGTCTACTGCCGGTGGTGGCCACCTCAAGCTGGTGTTATCTTATtgtatttttaggtttagattaactTCAACTGTAGCATTTTGCCCATCCATTAAATAAAATAGGGATGTAAGAAACACTGTCAGGCGTGAGGAGATGAAACTCCTCTTCTCCAAAAAATGGGGTCATTTTACTTGAATGAGTTGTACCTACAATTTTCCTGAAAGCAGGTGGTTTTCCTTGCCAAAGATGTTCTCCATTCAATGATCACTTGTCTTCTGTCATTTTATGTTAGGGTTGTCTCTCACTCTAGAGCTTCCATTcgtgtccatatatttttaaccaGGGCTGCATCTTTAGAACTCGGTCATTCCTCGTTGTGGGTTTCTAGTCTTCTAACATTCAATGATGATGTTCATTCCCATGATTGCAGGTAGGACTTCTCCTTAAAGCAATTGGCTATTTGCCTGAAACAAAAGTATATGTGGCGGGTTCTGAGATATTTGGTGGGCAGCGGGTTCTGATCCCACTACGTGCCATGTACCTCAACTTAATGGATTATACTTCTTTATGTACTAAAAAGGAGCTATCTGATTTAATCGGCCCGGAAACTCCTCTTCCTTTGGAAATGCCATGGTTTCCCCCACCCAAAAGTGAGAAGCAACTGATTGAAGAATGGAACAAGGCCGGTCCTCGTCCCCGGCCTCTTCCTCCACCACCCGCCAGGCCAATTTATCAGCATGAGAAGGAAGGTTGGTATGGTTGGATTACTGAGACTGACACAGAACCGGACCCTTCACCCATGGATCTTAGAATGAAAGCACACCAGCTTCTTTGGGATGCTCTTGATTATATTGTCTCTGTGAAAGCAGATGCATTCTTTCCAGGATTTCACAGTGATGGTAGTGGATGGCCAGATTTTTCGAGCTTGGTCATGGGGCACCGCTTGTATGAAAGGCCCTCTGCTAGAACATATCGTCCAGACAGGTAAAATCGATAAAAACTTTGAAGTCTTTGGTTGTATTactataaatattattattattttgaaaatataaaggcATACTTCAAAAGTTATGAAACAATACACTTTGTTGTGTCGGTTTCTTAATGTGGcataggggtgcaacttgggcagGTTAGGTTGGACTGAtggtcaacctgagcccaacccaacctcaggagGACCCAACCTGACCCGAATTCCAACCTGAGGTTCCGAATCCAAACCCAAATCGAATTCGACTATACTCGACCCAAACCACGCTGACCCAAATAATTGCGATTATCCCCAACCCAATCCAAATTTCTCAGCTCGAACCCGACCTGAGGACCTTGACAAGCCAACCCAATCTAACCCGAGCTCAGGTTGGTttaattgggttcgggttgacctgaacccaagttgcagccctaatgTGGCATCAAGTGTCAGTTGATTTTATCCATGGTTGGGTTTTGGGAGTTTTATGGCAGTTGCTTGGCCTTGGGAAGCCATTGTGTTTCTAGAACTGCAATTACTGGGGTTGCAATTGCAATTTGGGCATTCTACCCTTGGTTGCTCTTTGTTCTTTCCAGCTC is a genomic window containing:
- the LOC131256062 gene encoding protein EMBRYO SAC DEVELOPMENT ARREST 30; translated protein: MLIRPKIKLAALFGFVLSAASLLVHFLLAKHTSEDLVTFHGTAELGGDILPILGKQSIRYRKLWGPVKSLETIQPYPNPRSGYPAPSKQSNGFIYAKIFGGFEKIRSSICDLVTISRLLNATLVIPEIQESTRLKGISSKFKSFSYLYNEDQFIAALTNDVVVVKSLPKSLKEARKRKKFPTFTPKKSASPDFYIREVLPSLKKAKVVGLVITNGGCLQTILPPSMVEYQRLRCRVAFHALQFRTEIQELGHKMVQRMRGLGQPYLAFHPGLLRDKLAYHGCAELFQDVHTELIQYRRAEMIKQEIIQEELTIDSRVQKRNGSCPLMPEEVGLLLKAIGYLPETKVYVAGSEIFGGQRVLIPLRAMYLNLMDYTSLCTKKELSDLIGPETPLPLEMPWFPPPKSEKQLIEEWNKAGPRPRPLPPPPARPIYQHEKEGWYGWITETDTEPDPSPMDLRMKAHQLLWDALDYIVSVKADAFFPGFHSDGSGWPDFSSLVMGHRLYERPSARTYRPDRKFLTQMFDDIHDNLYHPKRNWTVAVREHLNRSLNMEGLTVESVASKPTSFLSHPLPECSCRTTPISPGTPEQVKGRDGKLLYGGEDECPEWMKRSLESISLKLKLAEDEGVDESDSQEDNVDVDEQESDDGGRENRPLEQDEEMDPDD